From Hartmannibacter diazotrophicus, a single genomic window includes:
- a CDS encoding VWA domain-containing protein, whose amino-acid sequence MPEFAAPYLLLALPLPLLAWLLPPARRAEIGALYMPPAIAERLPSGAALSVIGALPRILAALIWLLLVVALAGPRLLTTTDALPVSGRDIVLVLDLSGSMSKTDFDLGGQAISRLDAVKEVATRFVEGREGDRVGLVLFAEKAYFASPLTYDVKALAQAIDEATIGISGQSTAIADGLGLALKRLQTSDAKSRVIILLSDGADTAGAVIPAEVGTLARKLGVTVDTIALGPKDLETSPDARDAVDSATLKAIADASGGTSFRVRTLDDLQGVATSIDALEPSIGNEPPVTVYRDLWIYPAGAALLLALVLLLFRGERG is encoded by the coding sequence ATGCCCGAGTTCGCCGCGCCCTATCTCCTGCTCGCCCTGCCGCTACCGTTGCTCGCCTGGCTGCTGCCGCCGGCCAGACGCGCGGAAATCGGCGCGCTCTACATGCCGCCGGCAATCGCCGAACGCCTGCCATCGGGCGCAGCCCTTTCGGTGATTGGCGCACTGCCGCGCATCCTTGCCGCCCTTATCTGGCTGCTGCTCGTGGTGGCGCTTGCCGGGCCGCGCCTGCTGACGACCACCGATGCCCTGCCGGTCTCCGGCCGGGACATCGTTCTGGTGCTCGATCTTTCCGGCAGCATGTCGAAGACCGACTTCGATCTCGGCGGCCAGGCGATCTCGCGGCTCGACGCCGTCAAGGAAGTGGCGACGCGCTTCGTCGAGGGCCGCGAGGGCGACCGGGTCGGTCTGGTGCTCTTTGCCGAGAAGGCCTATTTCGCCTCACCGCTCACCTATGACGTCAAGGCGCTGGCCCAGGCCATCGACGAGGCGACCATCGGCATCTCCGGCCAGTCGACGGCGATTGCCGACGGTCTTGGCCTCGCCCTCAAGCGCCTGCAGACGTCGGACGCGAAAAGCCGGGTCATCATCCTGCTTTCCGACGGCGCCGACACGGCTGGCGCCGTCATTCCAGCCGAGGTTGGAACGCTCGCCCGCAAGCTCGGCGTCACCGTCGACACGATCGCGCTCGGACCGAAGGATCTGGAAACGAGCCCCGATGCCCGCGACGCCGTGGACAGCGCCACGCTGAAGGCCATCGCCGACGCAAGCGGCGGCACCAGCTTCCGCGTTCGCACGCTCGACGACCTTCAAGGCGTCGCCACCTCCATCGACGCGCTGGAGCCCTCGATCGGCAACGAACCGCCGGTCACCGTCTATCGCGACCTCTGGATCTATCCCGCCGGCGCGGCCCTGCTGCTGGCGCTCGTCCTCCTGCTTTTCCGGGGAGAGCGTGGATGA